The proteins below come from a single Mesobacillus jeotgali genomic window:
- the katA gene encoding catalase KatA, whose translation MSNQKNHLTTSWGAPVGDNQNSMTAGHRGPTLIQDVHLLEKLAHFNRERVPERVVHAKGAGAHGYFEVTHDVTKYTKAAFLSEVGKKTPLFIRFSTVAGELGSADTVRDPRGFAVKFYTEEGNYDIVGNNTPVFFIRDAIKFPDFIHTQKRNPQTHLKDPNAVWDFWSLSPESLHQVTILMSDRGIPATLRHMHGFGSHTFKWTNAEGDGVWIKYHFKTEQGVKNLAAATAAKIAGENPDYHTEDLFNAIEAGDFPAWKLYVQIMPLEDANTYRFDPFDVTKVWSQKDYPLIEVGRMVLDRNPENYFAEVEQATFSPGNLVPGVDVSPDKMLQGRLFAYSDAHRYRVGANYNHLPINRPKSEMNSYQRDGQMRFDGNGGKTVNYEPNSFGGPTEVNEHKQASFPVSGVAENVGYDHDDHYTQAGDLYRLMSEEERERLVANIVAAMKPVQRDDIKLRQIGHFYKADPEYGTRIAQGLGLHVPQEV comes from the coding sequence ATGAGCAATCAAAAGAATCATCTAACTACAAGCTGGGGAGCGCCGGTTGGGGACAACCAGAACTCCATGACTGCGGGACATAGAGGACCTACTTTAATTCAGGACGTCCATTTACTTGAAAAATTGGCGCACTTTAACCGTGAGCGTGTGCCAGAGCGTGTTGTTCACGCAAAGGGCGCTGGAGCACATGGATATTTTGAAGTGACACATGATGTGACCAAGTATACAAAGGCAGCTTTCCTTTCAGAGGTTGGCAAGAAGACACCTCTTTTCATTCGCTTCTCTACTGTTGCAGGAGAACTGGGATCAGCCGACACTGTCCGTGACCCACGCGGTTTCGCGGTGAAGTTTTATACAGAGGAAGGAAACTACGATATCGTCGGGAACAATACTCCGGTATTTTTCATCCGTGACGCGATCAAGTTCCCTGATTTTATCCATACACAAAAGAGAAACCCACAAACACACTTGAAGGATCCAAATGCTGTTTGGGATTTCTGGTCACTTTCTCCTGAATCGCTGCATCAGGTAACCATCCTGATGTCCGACCGCGGCATTCCGGCTACCCTCCGCCATATGCATGGCTTTGGCAGCCACACGTTCAAATGGACAAACGCTGAAGGTGACGGTGTCTGGATCAAGTACCACTTCAAGACAGAGCAAGGCGTGAAAAACCTTGCAGCTGCTACAGCTGCTAAAATTGCAGGAGAAAATCCTGACTACCATACAGAAGATTTGTTCAACGCGATTGAAGCTGGGGACTTCCCTGCATGGAAGCTTTATGTGCAAATCATGCCTCTAGAGGATGCCAACACCTATCGTTTCGATCCATTTGATGTCACTAAGGTTTGGTCACAAAAAGACTATCCATTAATTGAAGTCGGCCGCATGGTATTGGACCGCAATCCTGAAAATTACTTCGCGGAAGTTGAGCAGGCTACATTCTCTCCTGGAAATCTCGTCCCTGGTGTCGATGTTTCTCCAGATAAAATGCTTCAGGGCCGCCTGTTTGCATACTCTGACGCACACCGCTACCGTGTTGGGGCAAACTATAATCACCTGCCGATCAACAGGCCGAAATCAGAAATGAACTCTTACCAGCGGGACGGCCAGATGCGTTTCGACGGAAATGGCGGCAAAACAGTAAACTATGAGCCTAATAGTTTCGGAGGACCAACTGAGGTAAATGAACACAAGCAGGCAAGCTTCCCTGTCAGCGGTGTCGCTGAAAATGTTGGATATGACCATGACGACCATTACACCCAGGCTGGTGACCTGTACCGCCTGATGAGTGAGGAAGAACGCGAGCGCCTTGTCGCTAACATTGTCGCTGCAATGAAGCCAGTTCAGCGCGACGATATTAAACTACGCCAGATTGGCCACTTCTACAAGGCAGATCCTGAATACGGAACACGCATTGCTCAAGGATTGGGACTGCACGTGCCGCAGGAAGTTTAA
- a CDS encoding FMN-dependent NADH-azoreductase yields the protein MAKVLYITAHPLTEEQSFSLAAGKAFLDTYKDQNQNDEIIHLDLFKENIPHIDADVLGGWGKLQKGTEFTELTADEQAKVGRLAELVDQFTAADKFVFVTPLWNFSFPPVMKAYLDAVAVAGKTFRYTQEGPVGLMTDKKALHIQARGGYYSEGPAANMEMGNRYIETMMNFFGVPSMECLYLEGHNANPEKAQEIKENGIARAKDLAHTF from the coding sequence ATGGCTAAAGTTTTATATATCACAGCACACCCGCTGACAGAAGAACAATCCTTCAGTTTGGCAGCAGGAAAAGCATTCTTGGATACGTACAAAGATCAGAACCAGAATGATGAAATCATTCATCTGGACTTGTTTAAGGAAAACATTCCCCACATCGATGCCGACGTATTAGGCGGCTGGGGCAAACTGCAAAAAGGCACTGAGTTCACTGAGCTGACAGCAGACGAACAAGCAAAAGTAGGACGTCTTGCAGAACTGGTTGACCAGTTCACAGCAGCAGACAAATTTGTTTTCGTGACACCGCTTTGGAACTTCTCGTTCCCACCAGTCATGAAGGCATATCTGGATGCAGTTGCGGTAGCAGGCAAAACATTCAGATATACACAGGAAGGACCTGTCGGTTTGATGACAGACAAAAAAGCCCTTCATATCCAGGCCCGCGGCGGTTACTACTCAGAAGGACCGGCAGCAAACATGGAGATGGGAAATCGCTATATCGAAACAATGATGAATTTCTTCGGTGTACCTTCAATGGAATGCCTATACCTAGAAGGCCACAATGCAAACCCTGAAAAAGCACAGGAAATCAAAGAAAACGGAATTGCGCGTGCTAAGGATTTGGCGCACACTTTCTAA
- a CDS encoding NADPH-dependent FMN reductase, giving the protein MGLLSKIFGSKKKEETKMTTEKLTIGIVLGSTRQGRVSPQVGEWVKGIADQRGNVNYEIVDIADFELPFLGTTDGSEPGIAAWNEKLASLDGFVFIVQEYNHSITGALKNALDFAREAWYNKAAGIVSYGSTGGARAAEHLRGICGELKIADVRTHPTLSLFTDFENGTEFKPQALHLDNVNAMLNEVEAWSGALKTLR; this is encoded by the coding sequence ATGGGCTTATTAAGCAAAATTTTTGGAAGTAAAAAGAAGGAGGAAACAAAGATGACAACTGAAAAATTGACTATTGGGATCGTTTTGGGCAGCACAAGACAGGGGCGTGTCAGCCCTCAGGTTGGCGAATGGGTAAAAGGGATTGCTGACCAGCGCGGAAATGTAAATTATGAGATTGTAGACATTGCGGATTTTGAATTGCCTTTCCTGGGCACAACTGACGGGTCAGAGCCAGGGATTGCTGCCTGGAATGAAAAGCTCGCAAGCCTTGATGGTTTCGTCTTTATTGTTCAGGAATACAATCACAGCATTACAGGTGCCTTGAAAAACGCGCTAGATTTTGCACGCGAAGCATGGTATAACAAAGCTGCTGGAATCGTAAGTTATGGTTCCACAGGTGGAGCCAGAGCAGCTGAACACTTAAGAGGAATCTGTGGAGAATTGAAAATTGCCGACGTGCGCACTCATCCGACATTATCCCTGTTTACAGACTTTGAGAACGGTACAGAATTTAAGCCACAAGCCCTGCACCTCGATAACGTAAACGCTATGCTGAATGAAGTAGAGGCATGGAGCGGTGCACTGAAAACATTAAGATAA
- a CDS encoding VOC family protein yields MSFHQPPVTFVGQVNIKVQSLERSLAFYQEVIGFKIYEKTEKSAKLTADGKTVLLSIEQPSDVIPKKGRTTGLYHFALLLPDRADLAKILKHFLQTGYPLQGASDHLVSEALYLADPDGNGIEIYTDRPASIWDWNGGQVVMATEALDAENLLAEGMEQNWNGLPAGTVMGHIHLHVAELVKTEEFYTKGLGFEVVSRYGPQALFISTGKYHHHIGLNTWNGVGAPQPPANSVGLESYTLVLPDEASMKDTAARLKEIGAAVSEEKGIFITEDPSGNRIKLETAK; encoded by the coding sequence ATGAGTTTTCATCAACCGCCGGTTACTTTTGTAGGCCAAGTAAATATAAAGGTACAAAGTTTGGAACGTTCCCTTGCCTTTTATCAAGAGGTAATTGGTTTTAAGATATATGAAAAAACAGAAAAATCCGCCAAGTTAACTGCCGATGGAAAAACGGTGCTATTAAGCATTGAGCAGCCATCCGATGTGATCCCAAAGAAGGGAAGAACTACTGGATTGTATCATTTCGCGCTATTGTTGCCTGACCGAGCTGACCTGGCAAAAATACTGAAGCATTTCCTGCAGACTGGATATCCATTGCAAGGGGCATCTGACCATCTTGTAAGTGAGGCTTTATATTTAGCAGATCCGGATGGAAATGGAATTGAGATCTATACAGATAGACCAGCGTCGATATGGGATTGGAATGGTGGGCAAGTAGTGATGGCTACTGAGGCACTTGATGCAGAAAACCTTCTTGCAGAGGGCATGGAGCAAAACTGGAACGGGCTTCCTGCAGGAACAGTGATGGGACATATCCATTTACACGTCGCAGAACTAGTAAAAACAGAAGAGTTTTACACAAAGGGACTTGGTTTTGAAGTAGTCAGCCGTTATGGACCACAGGCTCTCTTCATTTCTACTGGGAAGTATCATCACCATATCGGCCTGAACACATGGAACGGCGTGGGGGCTCCTCAACCGCCTGCTAATAGCGTGGGACTTGAATCTTATACTCTCGTACTGCCCGACGAAGCGAGCATGAAAGACACTGCAGCCCGCTTGAAAGAAATCGGGGCAGCTGTCTCGGAGGAAAAAGGCATTTTTATAACAGAAGATCCTTCAGGAAACCGCATCAAACTGGAAACAGCTAAGTAA
- a CDS encoding DoxX family protein, giving the protein MINKHEAAATILRLVLGVTFLIHGAAKFQGGIENTVGFFESLGFPGFSAYIVALVELVGGLAMLLGVGTRVVSILFAIVLAVAVVKVKLAGGFLGNGQMAGFELDLALLAMSLFLAITNKSLFALDNVIFQSKSA; this is encoded by the coding sequence ATGATAAATAAGCATGAAGCAGCAGCAACTATTTTAAGATTAGTATTAGGAGTGACATTCTTGATTCATGGAGCTGCAAAGTTCCAGGGAGGTATCGAAAATACAGTCGGCTTTTTTGAAAGCTTAGGTTTCCCAGGATTCTCTGCATACATTGTTGCCCTGGTAGAGCTTGTTGGTGGATTAGCGATGCTCCTGGGTGTAGGAACAAGGGTTGTTTCAATTTTATTCGCAATCGTTCTGGCAGTAGCAGTTGTAAAGGTAAAGCTTGCCGGAGGATTTTTGGGGAATGGACAAATGGCTGGCTTTGAACTTGATTTGGCCCTTCTGGCAATGTCCCTTTTTCTGGCTATTACAAACAAATCGCTTTTTGCCCTGGATAATGTTATTTTTCAATCAAAGAGTGCTTAA
- a CDS encoding winged helix-turn-helix transcriptional regulator — MDKSICPRFEKAMTILSQRWTGMIIYQLLSGPQRFCTIESSIGVSGRVLSERLKDLESEGIVRREVHPETPVRIEYSLTEKGKALEPLMKEIEKWSQSWLQA; from the coding sequence ATGGATAAGTCGATTTGTCCCAGATTTGAAAAAGCCATGACAATCCTAAGCCAGCGTTGGACTGGAATGATCATATACCAGCTGCTTTCTGGACCTCAGCGTTTTTGTACGATTGAATCCTCTATAGGGGTCAGCGGAAGAGTGCTTTCAGAGCGATTAAAGGATTTGGAAAGCGAAGGGATTGTTAGACGCGAAGTTCATCCTGAAACTCCAGTCCGAATTGAGTATTCATTGACGGAAAAAGGCAAGGCCCTGGAACCTCTTATGAAAGAAATTGAAAAATGGTCACAGAGCTGGCTGCAGGCATAG
- a CDS encoding Dps family protein, which yields MKNELTQTVNKQIANWTVLYIKLHNYHWYVTGPEFFTLHAKFEELYNEAALHIDELAERLLAMGDKPVATMSGALELASVKEASGNESATDMVASIVEDYSTMTQELKKGMELAGEVNDETTSDLLLSIHAGLEKHVWMLNSFLGR from the coding sequence ATGAAAAATGAATTGACACAAACAGTCAACAAACAAATCGCGAACTGGACTGTACTCTACATTAAGCTTCATAACTATCACTGGTATGTGACAGGTCCGGAATTTTTCACTCTTCACGCAAAATTCGAAGAGCTTTACAACGAAGCTGCCTTACATATCGATGAACTTGCAGAAAGACTGTTGGCAATGGGTGACAAACCAGTCGCAACCATGTCCGGTGCGTTAGAACTGGCATCTGTAAAAGAAGCATCAGGAAATGAAAGCGCAACTGATATGGTCGCAAGCATAGTAGAAGATTATTCAACAATGACCCAAGAGCTAAAGAAGGGCATGGAACTGGCAGGGGAAGTTAATGATGAAACAACAAGCGACCTGCTGCTATCCATTCACGCAGGCTTAGAAAAACATGTGTGGATGCTGAATTCCTTCCTTGGGAGATAA
- a CDS encoding methionine aminopeptidase produces MGLFNALNQWRNARYENHLSNMKDQNKCPDCHGRGYYAFSANEFVYYAAPYECPGCSGSGLYTDWNNSTI; encoded by the coding sequence ATGGGTTTGTTTAATGCGCTTAATCAATGGAGAAATGCCAGATATGAAAACCATCTTTCGAATATGAAGGACCAGAATAAATGCCCGGACTGCCATGGCAGAGGATATTACGCTTTTTCCGCGAATGAGTTTGTCTACTATGCAGCACCTTACGAATGTCCTGGCTGCAGCGGCAGTGGATTATATACAGATTGGAACAACAGTACAATATAA
- a CDS encoding glycoside hydrolase family 3 protein: MRKISKLMLYFIVFVLAFSQMLPGISLEKASAEERNSVEDLVIYENMPEAEAAVKDGKIQLKALHVYSEGNFMLTSEKLVWESANENVAKVDHDGNVEFTGQNGRAFITVTDGAFKDKIAVDYNVKPSSKAEVMVIKQEGKRYDLIGKAISKMTLKEKTGQMLMPDFITWKGKNVTEMLPGIQQLVKKYHLGGVILFRENVVSTEQSARLVSDYQDAAEKFGLLVTIDQEGGIITRLQSGTDMPGSMAIGATRSPEVAYNAGNAIGEELASLGINMNLAPVMDVNNNPDNPVIGVRSFGEDPELVADMGIAYTKGLQAAGVAATAKHFPGHGDTAVDSHLGLPKVPHDKERLKEIELYPFQKGMEEGIDAIMTAHVTFPEIDGTKAVSRKTGEEIAIPATLSYKVLTELMREEMGYEGVITTDAMNMKAIADHFGPVDAAISAVKAGTDIILMPVGLEEVAAGLLRAVKTGEISEERVEESVGRILTLKVKRGVIKEETSVSIQDKIANAVKVVGSYEHKQIEKEAAEKSMTLVKNNAGLPLKLDSSEKIVVVGNTFISSLGDAVKKRHGNTTVITASTFKLTENQLKQIKSANAVVVGTYTYNVSGRKPSSTQMAMVKQIIKMSDAPVIGVGIRNPYDIMAYSKIDAYMTQYGFHPSAFEAAAGMLFGEFAPTGKLPVTIPDYSGGVLYEFGHGLTY; the protein is encoded by the coding sequence ATGAGGAAAATCAGTAAGCTAATGCTCTATTTTATAGTGTTCGTGCTGGCATTTTCACAAATGCTTCCCGGCATTTCATTGGAGAAGGCTAGTGCCGAGGAAAGGAACTCAGTGGAGGATCTGGTGATTTACGAAAATATGCCTGAAGCGGAAGCAGCAGTGAAAGATGGAAAGATACAATTGAAAGCACTCCATGTGTATTCTGAAGGGAATTTTATGCTGACATCTGAAAAGCTTGTGTGGGAGTCGGCGAATGAAAATGTCGCAAAAGTTGACCATGATGGAAATGTGGAATTCACGGGGCAGAATGGACGGGCGTTCATTACAGTGACAGATGGTGCTTTCAAGGACAAGATCGCAGTCGATTATAATGTGAAGCCATCCTCGAAAGCGGAAGTGATGGTCATCAAGCAGGAAGGCAAGCGATATGATTTGATTGGCAAAGCGATCAGCAAAATGACCTTGAAGGAAAAAACTGGCCAAATGCTGATGCCGGATTTCATAACCTGGAAGGGTAAAAATGTAACGGAAATGCTGCCGGGAATTCAGCAGCTCGTTAAAAAATACCATTTAGGCGGAGTCATCCTTTTTCGTGAGAATGTCGTTTCCACGGAACAGAGTGCACGCTTAGTATCTGATTACCAGGATGCGGCTGAAAAGTTCGGCCTGCTGGTGACGATTGACCAGGAAGGCGGAATTATTACCAGACTTCAATCTGGCACGGATATGCCAGGAAGTATGGCAATAGGAGCAACACGGTCACCAGAAGTCGCTTATAACGCAGGTAACGCAATTGGCGAGGAATTGGCGTCACTGGGCATCAATATGAACTTGGCACCGGTTATGGACGTTAATAACAATCCGGACAACCCGGTCATCGGCGTACGTTCATTTGGTGAAGACCCAGAACTCGTGGCAGACATGGGTATAGCTTATACAAAAGGACTACAGGCTGCTGGTGTCGCGGCGACAGCCAAACACTTTCCGGGCCATGGGGACACAGCAGTCGATTCCCACCTTGGACTCCCTAAAGTTCCACATGATAAAGAACGTTTGAAGGAAATCGAACTGTATCCGTTCCAAAAAGGAATGGAAGAGGGGATTGATGCGATCATGACTGCACACGTCACTTTCCCTGAAATCGATGGAACCAAAGCTGTCTCCCGGAAAACTGGAGAAGAAATCGCAATTCCGGCAACACTTTCATATAAAGTTCTGACAGAGTTGATGCGTGAAGAAATGGGCTATGAAGGTGTCATCACAACAGATGCTATGAACATGAAAGCGATCGCTGACCATTTCGGTCCTGTCGACGCAGCCATCTCAGCGGTAAAAGCAGGCACCGATATCATTTTAATGCCGGTTGGTCTTGAAGAAGTAGCAGCAGGACTGCTTAGGGCTGTGAAGACTGGCGAGATTTCCGAGGAACGCGTTGAGGAATCTGTCGGACGTATTTTAACGCTTAAGGTAAAAAGAGGCGTGATTAAGGAAGAAACTTCGGTTTCAATTCAAGACAAAATTGCTAATGCCGTTAAGGTGGTCGGTTCTTACGAGCATAAGCAAATTGAAAAGGAAGCGGCTGAGAAATCAATGACATTGGTTAAAAATAATGCAGGACTGCCTTTAAAGCTGGATAGCAGTGAGAAAATTGTCGTTGTGGGAAACACTTTTATCAGCAGCCTGGGTGATGCAGTAAAAAAGCGTCACGGAAATACAACTGTCATTACAGCTTCAACTTTTAAGCTGACAGAGAATCAGCTAAAACAAATTAAAAGCGCCAACGCGGTAGTAGTCGGCACATATACTTACAATGTGTCAGGCAGGAAGCCATCGAGCACGCAAATGGCAATGGTCAAACAAATCATTAAAATGTCAGATGCTCCTGTCATCGGTGTCGGCATCCGCAATCCATACGACATTATGGCTTATTCTAAAATCGACGCTTATATGACCCAATATGGTTTTCATCCATCAGCCTTTGAAGCAGCGGCGGGAATGCTATTTGGTGAATTCGCACCAACTGGGAAGCTGCCTGTTACGATTCCTGATTATAGTGGTGGGGTGCTGTACGAATTTGGTCACGGATTAACCTACTAA
- a CDS encoding HIT family protein codes for MYQENCPYCNVNTDEEQQIVLENETCYFIQKESEQQVLQGSGLIIPKLHKQNVFELSDQEWKDSRELLLGAKKILDDQYAPDGYSVGWNTGKAGGQSIFHAHLHVIPRFEDEPLAGKGIRYWIKQEENKRQ; via the coding sequence ATGTATCAGGAGAATTGCCCATATTGCAATGTGAACACAGATGAAGAGCAGCAAATCGTCTTGGAGAATGAAACATGTTATTTTATCCAGAAGGAGTCGGAGCAGCAAGTCCTGCAGGGAAGCGGGCTGATTATCCCGAAGCTCCATAAGCAAAATGTTTTTGAGTTATCAGACCAGGAATGGAAGGATTCAAGGGAGTTACTGCTTGGGGCGAAGAAGATTCTTGACGATCAATACGCTCCAGATGGTTACAGTGTAGGCTGGAATACCGGAAAGGCTGGAGGGCAATCGATTTTCCATGCCCATTTGCATGTGATTCCGCGATTCGAGGATGAACCTCTAGCAGGTAAGGGAATCAGGTATTGGATTAAACAAGAGGAGAACAAGCGGCAATAA
- a CDS encoding DinB family protein — protein sequence MSELLFKQFELTRVSFLKNIEAITAEQVSVQPEGFNNNIHWHIGHVLTVTEQFMMGFPKKSSHLPANYIELFGNGTRPSEWTGDVPSVDVLRDQLKAQLGRVKEVPASMLDEKLKKPFLGLETFGELANMALFHEAYHLGQIHAMRKLV from the coding sequence ATGAGTGAGCTTTTATTCAAGCAGTTTGAATTAACTAGAGTTTCTTTTTTGAAAAACATTGAGGCCATCACAGCAGAACAGGTAAGTGTTCAGCCGGAGGGCTTCAATAATAACATCCACTGGCACATCGGGCATGTGCTGACAGTTACAGAACAATTCATGATGGGATTTCCGAAAAAATCGAGTCATCTCCCTGCAAACTACATAGAGTTATTCGGGAACGGTACCCGACCATCTGAATGGACTGGAGATGTTCCTTCCGTTGATGTTTTGAGGGACCAATTAAAAGCGCAGCTGGGAAGGGTCAAGGAAGTGCCAGCTTCAATGCTGGATGAAAAGCTCAAGAAGCCTTTCCTTGGGCTTGAGACTTTCGGAGAGCTTGCGAACATGGCATTATTCCATGAAGCCTATCATCTTGGCCAAATTCACGCGATGAGAAAATTAGTTTAG
- a CDS encoding DoxX family protein yields MFAKWLRENNIAAGLLTVIRVWLGYNWMTAGWGKLTGEGFDATGYLKNAVANPVKGPDGNAVYGWYVNFLESFAIPNIELFNFIVPLGEFLVGLGLILGTLTTAAMFFGLVMNFSFFLAGTVSHNPTDIFFGFIILFAGYNAGKYGLDRWVVPFIRKTVFKQTPEAAHKSA; encoded by the coding sequence ATGTTCGCTAAATGGTTAAGAGAAAACAATATTGCTGCTGGCCTGTTGACTGTGATTCGTGTTTGGCTAGGTTACAACTGGATGACTGCTGGATGGGGAAAATTGACTGGTGAAGGATTCGACGCAACTGGATATTTGAAAAATGCAGTTGCCAATCCGGTAAAGGGGCCAGACGGTAATGCAGTTTATGGTTGGTATGTAAACTTCCTTGAAAGCTTTGCGATCCCGAATATCGAGCTTTTCAACTTCATTGTTCCACTGGGAGAATTCCTCGTTGGTCTTGGTTTGATCCTTGGAACACTGACAACTGCGGCCATGTTCTTCGGCCTTGTGATGAACTTTAGCTTCTTCCTTGCCGGAACAGTATCTCACAATCCAACAGACATCTTCTTCGGCTTCATCATCCTGTTCGCTGGCTACAATGCTGGTAAATACGGCTTAGACCGCTGGGTGGTTCCATTCATCCGCAAGACTGTTTTCAAACAGACACCAGAAGCTGCACATAAATCTGCTTAA
- a CDS encoding nucleoside triphosphate pyrophosphohydrolase, with protein sequence MEIKEYNKLVRDLFPDLMKEKGKKVEFEILEGSQYSEKLMEKFNEEVEKFRHAGSDRLLSEIVDLLEVVYAIAEHRGITESEVEFMRQLKKNRSGGFRKKIMLKTIEEKS encoded by the coding sequence ATGGAGATAAAGGAATATAACAAACTCGTAAGAGACCTTTTTCCTGATTTAATGAAGGAAAAGGGCAAGAAAGTAGAATTTGAAATTTTGGAAGGCAGTCAATATAGTGAAAAACTGATGGAGAAGTTCAATGAGGAAGTTGAGAAATTCCGTCATGCTGGATCGGACAGGCTGCTGAGTGAAATCGTTGATTTGCTTGAGGTGGTCTATGCGATTGCCGAGCACAGGGGAATCACTGAATCGGAAGTGGAGTTCATGCGCCAGCTAAAGAAGAATCGCAGTGGCGGCTTCAGGAAAAAAATCATGCTTAAAACAATTGAGGAAAAGTCCTGA